The following are encoded in a window of Stigmatopora nigra isolate UIUO_SnigA chromosome 23, RoL_Snig_1.1, whole genome shotgun sequence genomic DNA:
- the lrtm2a gene encoding leucine-rich repeat and transmembrane domain-containing protein 2, whose product MPPHSHSAGGVGPPSLGTVLICLLVALFRPVRPCPPPCLCSSDGTTVDCGGGALTSLPPLRLLPAGSRILLLPNNKLASLGAWAFVNLSSIEELDLSNNYLDHLPAGLFRDMSNLTKLSLHNNSLTVMDRDLFQGLGGLRNLDLSLNGLASVPLGLLDELHGLRWLSLAGNRLVGLERAAFEPLAHLQHLELGHNPWECDCNLREFKHWMEWLLYRGGKVDAMECTLPKDLRGRDIRRVPVEMFNYCLQMEDENGGGDGARGAPPCGRAGVSPSGSPPVPAGDDASSNAGAGVEAPAECVRARYRPVSVRRAIGTVVIAGVVCGIVCIMMVAAAAYGCIYASVMAKYQRELKKRQPLMGDADADGDDREEKHISSVA is encoded by the exons ATGCCCCCCCACAGCCACTCCGCAGGAGGCGTTGGGCCGCCCTCCCTCGGAACCG TCTTAATCTGCCTGTTGGTGGCGCTGTTCCGGCCAGTACGCCCCTGCCCTCCACCTTGTCTCTGTTCCTCCGACGGCACGACGGTAGACTGCGGGGGTGGCGCCCTGACTTCTCTGCCTCCCTTGCGCCTCCTTCCTGCAGGGAGTCGCATCCTCCTCCTGCCCAACAACAAGTTGGCCTCGCTGGGAGCGTGGGCCTTCGTTAACCTCTCCTCCATAGAG GAACTGGATCTTTCCAACAACTACCTTGACCATTTACCGGCTGGGTTATTCCGAGATATGAGCAATCTGACCAAACTGAGTCTACACAACAACTCTTTGACAGTAATGGACAGAGATCTTTTCCAG GGTTTAGGGGGTCTTCGGAATCTGGACCTTTCGCTCAATGGCTTGGCATCTGTTCCTTTGGGGCTTTTGGATGAGTTACACGGTCTAAG GTGGCTGTCCCTGGCCGGTAACAGGCTGGTCGGCTTGGAGCGGGCGGCGTTTGAGCCCTTGGCCCACCTCCAACACCTGGAACTGGGACACAACCCCTGGGAATGCGACTGCAACCTGCGCGAGTTCAAACACTGGATGGAGTGGCTATTGTACCGAG GCGGAAAGGTGGACGCCATGGAGTGCACGCTACCCAAAGATCTGCGGGGGCGGGACATCCGCCGCGTTCCCGTGGAAATGTTCAACTACTGCCTCCAGATGGAGGATGAAAATGGGGGCGGCGACGGAGCCCGAGGAGCTCCTCCCTGCGGCAGGGCTGGCGTCAGCCCTAGCGGATCGCCGCCGGTCCCCGCCGGCGATGACGCCTCTTCAAACGCGGGGGCAGGGGTCGAGGCGCCGGCTGAATGCGTGCGCGCCCGCTACCGGCCGGTGAGCGTGCGGCGCGCCATTGGCACGGTGGTGATTGCAGGCGTGGTGTGCGGCATCGTCTGCATTATGATGGTAGCCGCCGCCGCGTACGGCTGTATTTACGCCTCAGTAATGGCTAAGTACCAAAGGGAGCTGAAGAAAAGGCAGCCGCTCATGGGAGACGCCGATGCGGATGGGGACGATCGGGAAGAAAAACACATCTCCTCGGTGGCGTAG